In a single window of the Pongo abelii isolate AG06213 chromosome 1, NHGRI_mPonAbe1-v2.0_pri, whole genome shotgun sequence genome:
- the LOC100450040 gene encoding uncharacterized protein LOC100450040 isoform X1: protein MGLEDEQKMLTESGDPEEEEEEEEELVIGLRLSVHTGNLGRQECETFPYYLASELNRRPHSAISGGSVALPAGLLHGSPNNSERAMRAVGEMCKGPGAARAL from the exons ATGGGACTGGAGGACGAGCAAAAGATGCTTACCGAATCCGGAGATCCTGAGGAG gaggaagaggaagaggaggaattaGTG ATAGGACTGAGGCTTTCAGTGCATACTGGCAACCTTGGAAGGCAGGAATGTGAAACTTTTCCCTACTACTTAGCATCAGAATTGAATAGGAGACCGCATTCTGCCATTTCTGGCGGCAGTGTGGCTCTGCCAGCTGGCCTTCTGCACG GATCCCCTAACAACAGTGAGAGAGCAATGCGAGCAGTTGGAGAAATGTGTAAAGGCCCGGGAGCGGCTAGAGCTCTGTGA